One window from the genome of Dyadobacter sp. CECT 9275 encodes:
- a CDS encoding ArsR/SmtB family transcription factor, whose amino-acid sequence MRRDVFQAIADPTRRAIIALIALQAMTPNALAEHFDTTRQAVSKHLKILSECELLRQEQKGREIYYQLRIEKMKDIDKWLEQFRKIWESRFSQLDELLLTIKTNSNEK is encoded by the coding sequence ATGAGAAGAGATGTTTTTCAGGCCATAGCCGACCCTACCCGGAGAGCCATCATAGCACTTATTGCCCTGCAGGCCATGACGCCCAACGCGCTGGCCGAACATTTTGATACGACCCGACAGGCGGTTTCAAAGCATTTAAAAATTTTGTCGGAGTGTGAACTGCTCAGGCAGGAGCAGAAAGGGAGGGAAATTTATTACCAGCTCCGGATTGAAAAAATGAAAGACATTGATAAATGGCTGGAACAGTTCAGGAAGATCTGGGAAAGCCGGTTCAGCCAGCTTGATGAATTATTATTAACAATCAAAACAAACAGCAATGAAAAATAA